Proteins co-encoded in one Pocillopora verrucosa isolate sample1 chromosome 1, ASM3666991v2, whole genome shotgun sequence genomic window:
- the LOC131786253 gene encoding solute carrier organic anion transporter family member 4A1 yields MEADEVKPDERALLCGWRSFRPKVLQRLNTPKWFLVFLTIYSFMQGMIATGLTAAGLTSLEKRFKLTSKQSGMIVAANDVSALILIIFISYFGGHRNKARWLGIGALVTSLGCLMFALPHILVGKYTPLKVETSGSEQTCWFNSTKIPKDDTVCAEAKGYTAWKYMLVFVGAKLLLGAGTTPLFTLGPAYIDENVNPKAAPMYLGVWFIATFFGPGIGYVAGGSLLNVWVDLIQPPGVDLTPDDPRWIGAWWLGYFFGGLLLLCTSIALLGYPREMPGAREQRLAAIREGLLPPRDEHIQGRLKDILPATKAILTNKVFMFNTCAFCCTTLIATGLGPFVSKFIQSQFGKSSSTAGILSGIVIIPGTAGGIFLGSYLIKRVDVRRSCKIAAKYCFIFQFIGTWAVLTFLIPGCKTTLLAGISHPYNNRTLVDINKSSPCNNLCHCNSLEYDPVCGIDEVSYFSPCHAGCTKSTINEGLKRVTDREMYENCRCIAPQDRTVRHGSALQGTCDRDCKNLIPFLFGAVVLLTFNFMNATPNKTVVLRCVPDNQRTYALGLQWLFLCMFGSMPGPVLFGAFIDKTCILWEETCSGRGSCLEYNNELLSYLLVAAGLFFQILSTALYFGSWFFCKSNDPLTPNIPDVDDPASSQTRLSPPQTPVPGFEFRLQRRAAGQQTHPEGEALAEADRDRENSSPVPGFARYEADNDSVFLSFRNAGEESQNSFLSIGQIESSI; encoded by the exons ATGGAAGCTGACGAAGTGAAGCCTGACGAGAGAGCTTTATTGTGCGGCTGGAGATCGTTTAGGCCTAAAGTTCTTCAAAGACTCAACACACCAAAATGGTTTCTTGTGTTTCTCACCATATACTCCTTCATGCAAG GTATGATTGCGACAGGTCTAACGGCTGCTGGTCTTACTTCGCTGGAAAAGAGATTCAAACTAACCAGCAAGCAGAGTGGTATGATTGTTGCAGCAAATGACGTCTCCGCACTGATTCTTATCATCTTCATTAGTTACTTCGGAGGTCACAGGAACAAAGCCCGCTGGCTGGGCATAGGAGCACTGGTAACTAGTCTGGGATGTTTGATGTTCGCCTTACCTCACATCCTTGTAGGCAAGTACACCCCTCTTAAAGTTGAGACGAGTGGAAGCGAACAAACGTGTTGGTTCAATAGTACCAAGATCCCTAAAGATGACACTGTGTGCGCTGAAGCCAAAGGTTATACAGCTTGGAAGTATATGCTGGTGTTTGTCGGGGCGAAGCTTCTTTTAGGGGCAGGAACCACCCCTTTGTTTACACTTGGTCCGGCTTATATTGACGAGAATGTGAACCCAAAGGCGGCGCCCATGTATCTTGGGGTCTGGTTTATAGCAACTTTCTTTGGTCCTGGAATTGGTTACGTTGCGGGAGGGTCCCTTCTTAATGTGTGGGTGGACTTAATTCAG CCTCCCGGAGTTGACTTGACGCCTGATGATCCTCGCTGGATTGGGGCCTGGTGGCTAGGGTACTTTTTCGGGGGTCTATTACTGTTGTGTACCTCTATAGCACTTCTTGGTTACCCAAGAGAGATGCCAGGAGCCCGTGAACAAAGATTGGCCGCCATCAGGGAAGGACTTTTACCGCCTCGCGACGAGCACATTCAAGGCAGACTGAAGGATATTTTACCAGCCACTAAAGCTATCCTTACAAACAAAGTGTTCATGTTCAATACTTGTGCATTTTGTTGTACAACTCTCATTGCAACAGGCTTGGGGCCGTTTGTCTCCAAGTTTATCCAGTCGCAGTTTGGGAAATCTTCCTCGACAGCAG GAATCCTGTCAGGTATTGTCATCATCCCAGGCACTGCCGGCGGTATATTCCTGGGCAGTTACCTGATCAAGAGAGTTGATGTGAGACGGTCGTGTAAGATAGCTGCCAAGTACTGctttatctttcaatttatcGGTACCTGGGCTGTACTTACTTTTCTAATCCCCGGATGCAAGACGACACTGCTCGCTGGTATCAGTCATCCTTACAACAACAG AACTCTTGTGGATATAAACAAGTCTTCACCTTGTAACAACCTGTGTCACTGTAACAGCCTTGAGTATGACCCCGTGTGTGGAATCGATGAGGTGTCCTACTTCTCACCATGCCATGCTGGCTGCACTAAAAGTACTATTAACGAGGGATTGAAAAGAGTTACCGACAGAGAG ATGTATGAGAACTGCCGTTGTATTGCGCCTCAAGATAGGACCGTTCGGCATGGTTCTGCTCTACAGGGAACATGTGACCGAGACTGTAAGAATTTGATTCCATTTCTGTTCGGCGCTGTGGTGTTACTTACCTTCAATTTTATGAATGCCACGCCCAACAAAACTGTCGTGTTGAG ATGCGTACCAGACAATCAACGGACATACGCTCTAGGTCTTCAATGGCTATTTCTGTGTATGTTTGGTTCCATGCCTGGTCCTGTATTATTCGGTGCATTTATTGACAAGACCTGTATCTTGTGGGAAGAGACGTGTAGCGGCAGAGGCAGCTGCCTGGAGTACAACAACGAACTTCTCAGCTATTTGTTGGTAGCAGCAGGCCTGTTCTTTCAGA TTCTCTCAACGGCTCTATACTTTGGTTCGTGGTTCTTCTGCAAGTCAAACGACCCTCTCACCCCCAATATACCAGATGTAGATGATCCAGCCTCGTCTCAAACTCGCCTCAGTCCTCCACAGACACCAGTGCCTGGTTTTGAATTCCGCCTACAGCGCCGAGCAGCTGGTCAGCAGACTCATCCAGAGGGAGAAGCTCTTGCAGAAGCTGATCGTGACAGAGAAAACTCATCCCCAGTTCCTGGCTTCGCACGGTATGAAGCTGATAATGACAGCGTGTTCCTATCATTTCGGAATGCAGGTGAAGAGAGCCAAAATAGTTTTCTCTCAATCGGTCAGATTGAGTCTTCGATTTGA